In a single window of the Raphanus sativus cultivar WK10039 chromosome 9, ASM80110v3, whole genome shotgun sequence genome:
- the LOC108833146 gene encoding ABC transporter B family member 22-like: MKSWGSLRSIFMHADGVDWMLMGLGLIGAVGDGFITPIIFFITGLLLNDLGGSFSDGNFMKAISKNVVALLYVAGASWVICFLEGYCWTRTGERQAARMRERYLKAVLRQDVSYFDLHVTSTSDVITSVSSDSLVIQDVLSEKFPNFMMNASAFVASYIVAFIMLWRLTIVGFPFVVLLLIPGLMYGRALISISMKIREEYNEAGSIAEQAISLVRAVYAFGSEKKLIAKFSVALQGSVKLGLRQGLVKGISLGSNGIVYAIWAFMAWYGSRMVMYHGAKGGTIFAVIICLTFGGTSLGRGLSNLKYFSEAVVAGERIMEVIQRVPDIDSDNLEGQTLEKIKGEVEFKHVKFMYPSRPEAPIFDDFCLRVPSGKTVALVGGSGSGKSTLLSLLQRFYDPVAGEILLDGVSINKLQVNWLRLQMGLVSQEPALFATSIEENILFGKEDASMDEVVEAAKASNAHNFISQFPHGYKTQVGERGVQMSGGQKQRIAIARAIIKSPTILLLDEATSALDSESERVVQEALDNASVGRTTIVIAHRLSTIRDADVICVVQDGRIVESGSHEELMENLDGQYTSLVRLQQMDNQVPDANVSVKVQGGQLLTKDLNYGPKLSNESRSNTLTSSSTESKHPGSVPKSKKPPVPSFKRLMAMNRPEWKHALYGCLSAALYGGVQPISAFVSGSMVSVYFLTSHDEMREKTRIFVLFFVGLAVFTFLFNIIQHYSFAYMGEYLTKRIREKMLTKILTFEVNWFDEEENSSGAICSRLAKEANLVRSLVGERVSLLVQTISAVAIACTLSLVIAWRLAIVMIAVQPLVVVCFYAQRILLKSLSKKAIKAQDESSKLAAEAVSNIRTITSFSSQERILKLLKRVQEGTRRESVHQSWLAGTVLGTSRSLITCTSVLNFWYGGKLIDAGKMMAKAFFEIFSILVSTGRVIADAGSMTTDLVKGSDAVGSVFAVLDRSTTIDPESPNGYVTEKIKGQISFVNVDFAYLTRPNVVIFKNLSIEIDQGKSTAIVGPSGSGKSTIISLIERFYDPLKGCVKIDDRDIKSYHLRSLRQHIALVSQEPALFAGTIRENIMCGGGASENIDESEIIEAAKAANAHDFITSLTNGYDTNCGDRGVLLSGGQKQRIAIARAVLKNPSVLLLDEATSALDSQSERVVQDSLERVMVGRTSVVIAHRLSTIQNCDVIAVLDKGKVVECGNHSTLLAKGPTGAYFSLVSLQRNIS, encoded by the exons ATGAAGAGTTGGGGAAGCTTACGATCGATATTTATGCACGCAGACGGTGTGGATTGGATGCTGATGGGACTAGGACTAATCGGAGCCGTCGGTGATGGCTTCATCACTCctattatatttttcatcacCGGCTTACTACTGAATGACCTCGGTGGTTCGTTCAGTGATGGAAACTTCATGAAAGCCATCTCCAAG AATGTTGTAGCTTTGCTTTATGTGGCTGGTGCATCTTGGGTAATATGTTTTCTTG AAGGATATTGTTGGACAAGAACAGGGGAGAGACAAGCAgcaagaatgagagagagataCTTAAAAGCAGTGTTAAGACAAGATGTAAGTTACTTTGATCTTCATGTCACAAGCACTTCTGATGTCATCACAAGCGTTTCTAGTGACAGCCTTGTCATCCAAGACGTCCTCAGTGAAAAG TTTCCAAACTTTATGATGAATGCATCTGCGTTTGTGGCAAGCTACATAGTGGCTTTCATCATGCTATGGAGACTCACAATCGTAGGTTTCCCGTTCGTCGTTCTCCTCTTGATTCCTGGACTAATGTATGGACGAGCCCTCATCAGCATCTCGATGAAAATACGTGAAGAGTACAATGAAGCTGGTTCTATCGCCGAACAAGCCATCTCGTTGGTGCGGGCCGTCTATGCATTTGGTAGTGAGAAGAAGTTGATAGCTAAATTCTCAGTTGCGCTTCAAGGATCGGTGAAGCTAGGGCTGAGACAAGGGCTAGTTAAAGGAATCTCCCTTGGGAGCAATGGTATCGTTTACGCCATTTGGGCGTTCATGGCATGGTATGGAAGTCGAATGGTTATGTACCATGGTGCCAAAGGTGGTACCATCTTTGCAGTCATCATTTGCCTTACCTTCGGTGGCAC ATCACTTGGTCGAGGTTTGTCGAATCTCAAATACTTTTCAGAGGCTGTTGTAGCAGGGGAAAGGATCATGGAAGTGATACAAAGAGTTCCAGATATTGACTCAGACAACCTTGAAGGTCAAACTCTAGAGAAAATCAAAGGAGAAGTTGAATTTAAACATGTGAAGTTCATGTACCCCTCTAGACCAGAAGCTCCAATCTTTGATGACTTCTGTTTAAGAGTTCCATCAGGAAAAACTGTGGCTCTAGTTGGTGGAAGCGGGTCGGGAAAATCAACGCTGTTGTCACTTCTCCAGAGGTTTTATGATCCAGTCGCTGGAGAGATTTTACTTGATGGTGTGTCCATTAACAAGTTGCAAGTGAATTGGTTGAGATTGCAGATGGGTTTAGTCAGCCAAGAGCCGGCTCTCTTCGCCACATCAATAGAGGAGAACATCTTATTTGGTAAAGAGGATGCATCCATGGATGAGGTGGTGGAAGCTGCAAAGGCCTCAAATGCTCATAACTTCATCTCCCAGTTCCCTCATGGATACAAAACTCAG GTTGGGGAGAGAGGAGTGCAAATGTCAGGGGGACAGAAGCAGAGGATAGCAATTGCACGTGCCATAATCAAATCACCAACAATCCTCTTACTAGACGAGGCAACAAGTGCATTGGACTCAGAATCTGAAAGGGTAGTTCAAGAAGCCTTGGACAATGCATCTGTTGGCCGTACAACTATTGTTATTGCCCATCGCCTCTCTACTATTCGTGATGCTGATGTTATCTGTGTAGTCCAAGATGGTCGCATTGTAGAATCTGGTTCACACGAAGAGCTCATGGAGAACTTAGATGGTCAATATACTTCTCTAGTCCGCTTGCAACAAATGGATAATCAAGTACCAGATGCTAACGTTAGTGTAAAAGTGCAAGGTGGTCAGTTATTGACCAAAGATTTGAACTACGGTCCAAAACTGTCTAATGAAAGCAGGTCTAACACTTTAACGAGTTCAAGCACTGAGTCGAAGCATCCTGGTTCAGTTCCTAAGAGTAAGAAGCCACCTGTGCCATCTTTTAAGAGACTGATGGCAATGAATagaccagagtggaaacatgcCTTATATGGTTGCTTAAGTGCAGCTCTATATGGGGGAGTACAACCAATAAGTGCATTTGTTTCAGGATCTATGGTGTCAGTGTATTTCTTAACGAGTCATGACGAGATGAGGGAGAAGACAAGGATCTTTGTCTTGTTCTTTGTTGGTCTTGCTGTCTTTACTTTCTTGTTCAACATCATTCAACATTATAGTTTCGCTTACATGGGAGAGTACCTAACGAAACGTATCAGAGAGAAGATGCTTACGAAGATACTGACCTTTGAAGTCAATTGGTTTGATGAAGAAGAGAACTCAAGTGGTGCAATTTGCTCAAGACTTGCAAAAGAAGCTAACTTG GTGAGGTCACTGGTTGGTGAACGAGTGTCATTGTTGGTACAAACCATATCAGCAGTGGCCATAGCTTGCACACTATCTCTGGTCATCGCTTGGCGACTAGCCATTGTCATGATCGCCGTGCAGCCCTTAGTTGTAGTATGCTTCTACGCGCAACGCATCTTACTCAAAAGCCTATCCAAGAAAGCAATCAAAGCGCAAGACGAGAGTAGCAAGCTAGCAGCAGAAGCAGTCTCCAACATCCGAACCATCACATCTTTCTCATCACAAGAACGGATCTTGAAACTACTCAAAAGAGTTCAAGAAGGTACAAGAAGAGAAAGCGTACACCAATCATGGCTAGCTGGGACCGTCCTCGGAACTTCTCGAAGCCTCATAACATGCACTTCGGTGCTAAACTTCTGGTACGGTGGTAAACTCATCGATGCGGGCAAGATGATGGCAAAAGCATTCTTTGAGATTTTCTCGATACTTGTGAGTACGGGACGTGTTATAGCAGACGCTGGGAGCATGACGACCGATCTAGTTAAAGGCTCTGATGCGGTCGGGTCTGTGTTCGCTGTGTTGGACCGTTCCACGACCATTGACCCCGAGAGTCCTAACGGGTACGTAACGGAGAAAATAAAGGGACAGATAAGTTTTGTCAACGTGGACTTTGCTTACCTCACAAGACCAAACGTGGTTATATTCAAGAACTTGTCTATTGAGATAGACCAAGGAAAGTCAACAGCTATCGTCGGTCCAAGCGGTTCAGGAAAGTCAACGATCATTAGCTTGATCGAACGGTTCTACGACCCTTTAAAGGGTTGTGTTAAAATCGACGATCGTGATATAAAGTCGTATCATTTAAGATCGTTACGTCAACACATAGCTTTGGTTAGTCAAGAGCCAGCGTTATTCGCTGGGACCATCAGAGAGAACATAATGTGCGGAGGAGGAGCGTCGGAAAATATCGACGAGTCGGAGATTATAGAGGCGGCTAAGGCAGCTAATGCTCATGATTTTATTACATCGTTAACGAACGGTTATGACACGAACTGTGGGGACAGAGGTGTGCTGTTGTCGGGTGGGCAGAAACAGAGGATTGCTATAGCTCGTGCGGTTCTGAAGAACCCGTCGGTGTTGCTGCTGGATGAAGCGACGAGCGCTTTGGATAGTCAGTCGGAGCGCGTGGTGCAAGACTCGCTGGAGCGAGTGATGGTTGGGAGGACTAGTGTGGTGATCGCTCATAGGCTTAGCACGATACAGAACTGTGACGTTATCGCGGTTTTGGATAAAGGAAAAGTAGTGGAGTGTGGGAACCACTCGACGTTGTTGGCGAAGGGTCCCACGGGTGCTTATTTCTCATTGGTCAGTCTCCAAagaaatatctcttaa
- the LOC108833147 gene encoding 60S acidic ribosomal protein P2-3 produces the protein MKVIAAFLLAKLGGNESPTKDDLKNVFESVGAEFDEAKTDLFFSLVKDHDLAEMIAAGREKMAALSSGGPAVAMVAGAGGNAPSAAAEPVAESKKVEEEKEESDDGEGMMSLFD, from the coding sequence ATGAAGGTTATCGCTGCCTTTCTCCTCGCTAAACTCGGCGGAAACGAGAGCCCAACCAAAGATGATTTGAAGAACGTCTTCGAGTCCGTTGGTGCTGAGTTCGACGAGGCGAAGACAGACCTCTTCTTTTCTCTGGTGAAGGATCACGACTTGGCGGAGATGATCGCGGCAGGGAGGGAGAAGATGGCGGCACTCTCATCCGGTGGGCCAGCTGTTGCTATGGTGGCTGGAGCTGGAGGCAACGCTCCTTCCGCGGCGGCTGAGCCAGTGGCTGAATCCAAGAAGGttgaggaagagaaagaggaatCAGACGATGGTGAAGGCATGATGAGTCTCTTCGATTGA
- the LOC130500233 gene encoding uncharacterized protein LOC130500233, with product MSKPDCLLARVLRGKYCHSKSFLEVSLPASCSHGWRSILHGRDLLITHLGKSIGNGLETKVWKDSWISLDEQIKMHGPLQEEVIDLRVADLLTTDLQWNKTRVQEILPSVAPQILCLKPSQTGASDAFIWQKTSSGTYTTKSGYYSARMDHVQQEAMINSDFDWKKDVWKNTCSPKLKVFLWSILKGALPLGDNLQRRGINTEVKCPRCQGEETTIHTFFLCPFAVEVWKLIPLRDVVHIATDEAIPEVLTKFRNSICLPPSGITNNILPWVVWSIWLSRNALIFEALTSPPEEIATRAIRLGREWTYAQGIKATPTNVIQRGTNSKSHPVETEGETLCRSDAAWNKQTKQAGFGWIFTGHGFTTAVEGSNSQDYVDSPLVAEAMAMRLALIKAATLEIKTLRMSSDNRTLIRAIHGDMQAKEIRGIVHDILEISSVFVSISFSFVSRDFNKEADASAKLSLRRRSVSTLNG from the coding sequence ATGTCTAAGCCAGACTGTCTCCTAGCTAGAGTTTTGAGAGGGAAGTACTGCCATAGTAAATCCTTTCTAGAGGTTTCCCTACCGGCTAGCTGCTCACACGGATGGAGAAGTATACTACATGGCAGGGATCTTCTAATTACGCACCTAGGCAAGTCTATTGGCAATGGACTAGAAACTAAAGTCTGGAAAGATTCATGGATTTCTCTCGATGAGCAAATCAAAATGCATGGACCTCTACAGGAAGAAGTTATTGATCTTAGGGTGGCAGACCTACTCACAACAGACCTCCAATGGAACAAGACAAGAGTCCAGGAAATCTTACCTTCGGTAGCACCTCAGATACTGTGCCTGAAACCAAGCCAAACAGGAGCCTCCGATGCTTTCATCTGGCAGAAAACCTCCTCGGGTACCTATACAACAAAGTCAGGGTATTACTCAGCAAGGATGGATCATGTTCAGCAGGAAGCTATGATAAACTCAGACTTCGACTGGAAGAAGGATGTATGGAAAAACACCTGCTCACCTAAGCTGAAGGTTTTTCTCTGGTCGATTCTAAAAGGAGCTCTACCTCTAGGTGACAACCTACAAAGAAGGGGAATCAACACAGAGGTTAAATGCCCACGTTGTCAGGGAGAGGAGACAACAATACATACATTCTTCCTATGTCCATTTGCAGTGGAAGTGTGGAAGCTGATACCTCTTAGAGATGTAGTTCACATAGCTACGGATGAAGCGATCCCGGAAGTGCTGACGAAATTCAGAAACAGCATCTGTCTACCTCCTTCTGGAATCACCAACAACATCCTCCCCTGGGTAGTCTGGTCGATTTGGCTATCACGGAACGCCCTAATCTTCGAAGCTCTAACCTCTCCCCCTGAAGAGATTGCGACAAGAGCAATAAGATTAGGCCGCGAGTGGACGTATGCACAAGGGATCAAAGCAACTCCTACTAACGTGATTCAAAGGGGGACGAACAGCAAATCTCACCCGGTGGAGACAGAGGGAGAAACTCTCTGTCGGTCAGATGCAGCGtggaacaaacaaacaaagcagGCGGGATTTGGATGGATCTTCACAGGACACGGCTTCACAACGGCAGTAGAGGGATCGAACTCGCAGGATTATGTAGACTCTCCTCTGGTAGCGGAAGCGATGGCGATGCGACTCGCCCTCATCAAGGCAGCGACCCTAGAGATCAAAACTCTCAGGATGTCCTCCGACAATAGAACGCTCATTCGAGCAATCCACGGTGACATGCAGGCTAAGGAAATCAGAGGAATCGTCCACGACATCCTTGAAATCTCCTCTGTTTTCGTCtcaatttccttttcttttgtttctcgCGATTTCAACAAAGAAGCTGATGCCTCAGCTAAGCTTTCGTTACGTCGTCGTTCTGTATCAACCCTTAATGGGTAA
- the LOC108825663 gene encoding probable prolyl 4-hydroxylase 7 isoform X1: MDYSRSFLAFSLFCLILILPRVSSASIRFLPRWSDRDGSVIKQKTSASSLVFDPTRVTQLSWTPRVFLYKGFLSDEECDHFIKLAKGKLEKSMVADNDSGESVESEIRTSSGMFLSKKQDDIVANVESRLAAWTFLPEENGESMQILHYENGQKYEPHFDYFHDEANVQLGGHRIATVLMYLSNVKKGGETVFPMWKGATDQPKDDSWTECAKEGYAVKPVKGDALLFFNLHLNATTDPSSLHGSCPVVEGEKWSATRWIHVESFDRWFNKTSGCVDENENCPKWAKAGECEKNPSYMVGSESDHGYCRKSCKVCSS, encoded by the exons ATGGATTATTCTCGGAGCTTTCTC GCATTTTCTCTCTTCTGTCTTATCCTGATCCTCCCGCGAGTCTCATCCGCCTCTATACGTTTCCTCCCTCGATGGAGTGACAG AGATGGGTCTGTGATAAAGCAGAAGACGAGTGCTTCCTCTCTTGTCTTTGATCCGACTCGTGTCACTCAGCTCTCTTGGACTCCtag GGTGTTTTTGTACAAAGGGTTTCTCTCAGATGAGGAATGTGATCATTTCATCAAATTG GCGAAAGGGAAGCTGGAGAAGTCTATGGTGGCGGATAATGATTCAGGCGAGAGCGTAGAGAGTGAAATACGTACAAGCTCTGGAATGTTCCTTTCGAAAAAACAG gACGATATAGTAGCTAATGTGGAGTCAAGACTCGCCGCATGGACCTTTCTTCCTGAAG AAAATGGAGAATCAATGCAAATACTGCACTATGAGAATGGTCAAAAGTATGAACCACATTTTGATTACTTCCATGACGAGGCAAACGTACAGCTCGGTGGTCATAGGATCGCCACTGTATTGATGTACTTGTCCAACGTCAAAAAAGGTGGAGAGACAGTCTTTCCCATGTGGAAG GGCGCAACAGATCAACCAAAAGACGATAGCTGGACCGAATGTGCCAAGGAAGGTTATGCGGTGAAACCGGTGAAAGGGGACGCACTGCTCTTCTTCAATCTTCATCTCAATGCAACCACAGACCCGAGCAGCTTACATGGAAGCTGTCCAGTGGTTGAGGGAGAGAAATGGTCAGCAACCAGATGGATTCATGTCGAGTCCTTTGACAGATGGTTTAACAAGACGTCTGGGTGTGTGGACGAGAATGAGAACTGCCCTAAATGGGCAAAGGCAGGGGAATgcgagaagaatccatcctacATGGTGGGTTCAGAGAGTGACCATGGATATTGCAGAAAGAGCTGCAAAGTTTGCTCTTCTTAA
- the LOC108833148 gene encoding CLAVATA3/ESR (CLE)-related protein 25, with protein sequence MGGNSIRVLVGVVVYLVIIVFLLVGILANSASTVSSTETVKTVRFSGKDVNLFHVSKRKVPNGPDPIHNRKAETSRRPPLV encoded by the exons ATGGGTGGAAATAGCATTAGAGTTTTGGTTGGAGTTGTTGTGTATCTAGTTATTATTGTGTTTCTTCTTGTCGGTATCTTAGCAAACTCTGCATCAACTGTTTCATCAACAGAAACTGTCAAGACTGTGCGGTTTAGTGGTAAGGATGTGAATCTGTTTCATGTGAGCAAGCGAAAAGTTCCAAATGGACCTGATCCTATCCACAACAG GAAAGCAGAAACTTCAAGACGGCCACCACTAGTATGA
- the LOC108825663 gene encoding probable prolyl 4-hydroxylase 7 isoform X2: MDYSRSFLAFSLFCLILILPRVSSASIRFLPRWSDRDGSVIKQKTSASSLVFDPTRVTQLSWTPRVFLYKGFLSDEECDHFIKLAKGKLEKSMVADNDSGESVESEIRTSSGMFLSKKQDDIVANVESRLAAWTFLPEENGESMQILHYENGQKYEPHFDYFHDEANVQLGGHRIATVLMYLSNVKKGGETVFPMWKINQKTIAGPNVPRKVMR, encoded by the exons ATGGATTATTCTCGGAGCTTTCTC GCATTTTCTCTCTTCTGTCTTATCCTGATCCTCCCGCGAGTCTCATCCGCCTCTATACGTTTCCTCCCTCGATGGAGTGACAG AGATGGGTCTGTGATAAAGCAGAAGACGAGTGCTTCCTCTCTTGTCTTTGATCCGACTCGTGTCACTCAGCTCTCTTGGACTCCtag GGTGTTTTTGTACAAAGGGTTTCTCTCAGATGAGGAATGTGATCATTTCATCAAATTG GCGAAAGGGAAGCTGGAGAAGTCTATGGTGGCGGATAATGATTCAGGCGAGAGCGTAGAGAGTGAAATACGTACAAGCTCTGGAATGTTCCTTTCGAAAAAACAG gACGATATAGTAGCTAATGTGGAGTCAAGACTCGCCGCATGGACCTTTCTTCCTGAAG AAAATGGAGAATCAATGCAAATACTGCACTATGAGAATGGTCAAAAGTATGAACCACATTTTGATTACTTCCATGACGAGGCAAACGTACAGCTCGGTGGTCATAGGATCGCCACTGTATTGATGTACTTGTCCAACGTCAAAAAAGGTGGAGAGACAGTCTTTCCCATGTGGAAG ATCAACCAAAAGACGATAGCTGGACCGAATGTGCCAAGGAAGGTTATGCGGTGA